The Desulfuromonadales bacterium genomic sequence GATACGTGTAGGGGCACCCGTTTCGGCAGGCACCGTGGCCTGACCCTGCAGGATGAATTTTGAAGTCACCCTTGAAACCCTCACGTTTCATAGAACTGGTCAATTGCGCCATAGAGGGAATTCTCTGGGCGGTCAATTCCCAGCGACACATGCGTGCCCATTTCCTGGCGGCCGCGACGGTTCTGTTGCTGGCGCTCTTCTACCGGGTCGCCGCCCTCGATTTCGTCGCTCTCGCTTTTGCTGTAACCCTGGTTCTGGTCGTTGAATTGGTCAACACGGCGCTGGAAGTCGTGGTCGACCTGGTATCTCCTGACTTTCATCCGCTGGCTCGCCGGGCCAAGGACGTGGCCGCCGGATCGGTTCTGGTGGCGAGTATCGGTGCCGCTATGGCAGGTTATGTCGTGCTGGCTCCCTATGTCTTCCCCGATGCCGATGCTTTGCGCCCGGCTCCGTCGCCGGGAGCCTTGCCGGTGTTTTCCGCGCTCGCAGTGACCATCCTTGTGGTTCTTGCCAAAGCTTGTCTGGGTAAAGGAACTCCCCTGCACGGCGGCATGCCCAGCGGACATGCAGCAGTGGCTTTCTCGATAGCTACTTCTTTCGTGCTGGCACCGGTGGGACCGGTGCTGGCCATTCTTGCTGTGGCCATGGCGGTCATGGTCAGTCACAGCCGCCTTCTTCTAGGGATTCATTCTCTGCGTGAGGTGCTGGCTGGGGCACTGCTCGGGACGGGAGTAACTCTGCTCCTGCATCTTTTTCTGGCCTGATTGTGCCTGGCTGAAACATTGCCGATAGTGCATTTTCAAAGGAGGAATTGATTCTTGGACGACGAGGGCTTCAACGGAAAATCTGGCAACGGCAGGTCTGCCTCCTGGCTGGAAATACTGCAGCGACTGGTGTTCGGACGCCGTCGCATCCTCTCGGAACAAGAGCTGCAGGAGATTATTCAGGAGTCCGAGGAGGGTGGAATCATCAATGAAGAGGAGGGGGAGATGCTCCACTCCATCTTCGAATTCGGTGAGACGATCGTTCGCGAGGTGATGGTGCCGCGCACCGATATGGTCTGCTGTCCGACTACCGCCTCCATGGAGGAGGTCCTCGAAGCGATCATCTCTTCGGGGCATTCGCGCATACCGATCTACGAGGGGACAACCGACCGGATCGTCGGCGTCGTTTACGCCAAGGACCTGCTCAAATTCTGGGGGCGTCCGGCTGCCGAGATTCAGACGACCCAGGTGATGCGCACCCCCTATTTTGTCCCGGAGACCAAAAACATCGAGGAGCTTCTTCAGGAGTTTCGTACCAAACGGGTACACATGGCCATTGCCATTGACGAGTATGGCGGAACTTCCGGCCTGATCACCATCGAGGATCTGATCGAAGAGATCGTTGGCGACATCCAGGATGAGTACGACCTGGAAGAAGAGTGGCTGCTGGAGGAAGCGGACGGCTCCGTGCTGGTCGACGCACGTCTGAACATCGAGGAACTCGAAGAGCATTTCGGTACGACCGTTCCCC encodes the following:
- a CDS encoding diacylglycerol kinase, with product MKPSRFIELVNCAIEGILWAVNSQRHMRAHFLAAATVLLLALFYRVAALDFVALAFAVTLVLVVELVNTALEVVVDLVSPDFHPLARRAKDVAAGSVLVASIGAAMAGYVVLAPYVFPDADALRPAPSPGALPVFSALAVTILVVLAKACLGKGTPLHGGMPSGHAAVAFSIATSFVLAPVGPVLAILAVAMAVMVSHSRLLLGIHSLREVLAGALLGTGVTLLLHLFLA
- a CDS encoding hemolysin family protein, producing MDDEGFNGKSGNGRSASWLEILQRLVFGRRRILSEQELQEIIQESEEGGIINEEEGEMLHSIFEFGETIVREVMVPRTDMVCCPTTASMEEVLEAIISSGHSRIPIYEGTTDRIVGVVYAKDLLKFWGRPAAEIQTTQVMRTPYFVPETKNIEELLQEFRTKRVHMAIAIDEYGGTSGLITIEDLIEEIVGDIQDEYDLEEEWLLEEADGSVLVDARLNIEELEEHFGTTVPREKFDTVGGYLFDLLGHVPVAGEEIRDGDLIMTVVECDARKIRKVRIRRSTPAESQVAGA